One stretch of Flavobacterium sp. 9 DNA includes these proteins:
- the proB gene encoding glutamate 5-kinase, with the protein MSKKRILLKIGSNTLTKETNHISRGKIEDIGMQIAALNKDYEFVIVSSGAIAAAKQFVKLESKGKEIALKQALASIGQPHLMRIFHENFSDLGLLTSQCLLSYSDFEKEQSKVNIVNTINVLVENNYIPIINENDTVATDEIRFGDNDKLAALTAVLLNVDILIIATNTNGIYTKDSIHDENPETIQLVKDLKVLEKEIGESKSSHGTGGMQSKIEAAGIAKAANIETWIVNGLNDNFILKALKDEIPFTKIV; encoded by the coding sequence ATGTCAAAAAAAAGGATTTTATTAAAAATAGGAAGTAATACTTTAACCAAAGAAACCAATCATATTTCGCGGGGAAAGATCGAAGATATAGGTATGCAAATTGCTGCTCTAAATAAAGATTACGAATTTGTAATCGTAAGTTCCGGAGCCATTGCAGCCGCCAAACAATTTGTAAAACTTGAAAGCAAAGGAAAAGAAATTGCATTAAAACAAGCTTTAGCTTCAATTGGGCAACCCCATTTAATGCGGATTTTCCATGAGAATTTCAGCGATTTAGGTTTATTGACATCACAATGTTTATTGTCTTATTCAGATTTCGAAAAAGAACAATCGAAAGTAAACATTGTCAATACAATAAACGTTTTGGTCGAGAACAATTACATTCCGATTATTAATGAAAATGATACCGTTGCAACGGATGAGATTCGGTTTGGAGATAATGATAAATTAGCAGCTTTAACCGCGGTGCTGCTAAATGTTGATATTCTGATTATTGCCACCAATACAAACGGAATTTATACAAAAGATTCTATTCATGATGAAAATCCTGAAACGATTCAATTAGTAAAAGACTTAAAAGTATTAGAAAAAGAAATAGGCGAATCAAAATCATCACACGGAACAGGCGGAATGCAATCCAAAATCGAAGCAGCAGGAATCGCAAAAGCTGCCAACATCGAAACTTGGATCGTCAACGGATTAAATGATAATTTTATTCTGAAGGCATTAAAGGACGAAATTCCTTTTACGAAAATTGTGTAG
- a CDS encoding N-acetylornithine carbamoyltransferase: protein MNYISIKDIDSLSKWVKSALKIKKNPLKNQDLGKNKTLGMLFFNPSLRTRLSTQKAAINLGMNVMVMNFTNEGWTLEFEDGAIMNSGASEHIKEAAEVVSQYCDIIAIRAFAGLVDKEKDYAETVISGFLKHATVPIVNMESAVRHPMQSLADAITMEEYKTKHKPKVVLSWAPHPKALPQAVANSFVEMMQMQKDMDFVITHPEGYELSPEITKDCKIEYDQNKAFENADFVYVKNWSNFNDYGKVTNIDPSWTVTAEKMALTNNGKFMHCLPVRRNVIVSDEVIDSENSIVIQQANNRTYSAQLVLQKILKKL from the coding sequence ATGAATTATATTTCAATAAAAGATATAGACTCATTATCAAAATGGGTAAAAAGCGCATTAAAAATCAAAAAAAATCCGCTTAAAAATCAAGACCTAGGAAAAAACAAAACCTTAGGAATGTTATTTTTCAATCCAAGTTTAAGAACGCGTTTGAGTACTCAAAAAGCCGCTATAAACTTAGGAATGAACGTTATGGTGATGAATTTTACCAACGAAGGTTGGACATTAGAATTCGAAGACGGAGCAATAATGAATTCTGGAGCTTCAGAACACATCAAAGAAGCTGCAGAAGTAGTTTCTCAATATTGTGATATCATTGCAATTCGTGCTTTCGCAGGTTTGGTAGACAAAGAAAAAGATTATGCCGAAACTGTAATTTCAGGATTTTTAAAACACGCAACAGTGCCAATTGTAAACATGGAAAGTGCTGTTCGTCATCCAATGCAATCTTTGGCAGACGCAATTACAATGGAAGAATACAAAACGAAACACAAGCCAAAAGTAGTTTTGTCTTGGGCTCCGCATCCAAAAGCATTACCACAAGCCGTTGCAAATTCATTCGTAGAAATGATGCAAATGCAAAAAGATATGGATTTTGTAATCACACATCCGGAAGGTTACGAACTAAGTCCTGAAATCACGAAAGATTGCAAAATCGAATACGATCAAAACAAAGCTTTCGAGAATGCCGATTTCGTTTACGTAAAAAACTGGAGTAACTTCAACGATTACGGAAAAGTAACCAACATAGATCCAAGTTGGACGGTTACAGCCGAAAAAATGGCATTAACCAATAACGGAAAATTCATGCACTGTCTTCCCGTTCGTCGTAACGTAATTGTAAGCGATGAAGTGATTGACAGCGAAAACTCAATCGTAATTCAGCAAGCGAATAACAGAACGTATTCTGCACAATTAGTTTTACAAAAGATTTTGAAAAAATTGTAA
- the argB gene encoding acetylglutamate kinase has product MKKVTLIKIGGNIIDNPTELEQFLTDFSKIEGHKVLVHGGGKSATKMAQSIGLVPQMIDGRRITDAPMLDVVVMIYAGQINKHIVAQLQAKDNNAIGFSGADGNLIQSTKRNHPTIDYGFVGDVKQVNTKLLATLLEAGIVPVFCAITHDKNGQLLNTNADTIASELSIAMSEVFDVTLTYCFEKQGVLQDSEDDSSVITQINEELYNKLKEEKVIHSGMIPKLDNCFNSLSRGVQKIKIGHHKMLQNSDIPHTTITL; this is encoded by the coding sequence ATGAAAAAAGTTACTTTAATAAAAATTGGTGGAAATATTATCGATAATCCAACCGAATTAGAACAATTCTTAACCGATTTTTCTAAAATCGAAGGACATAAAGTTTTAGTTCACGGCGGAGGAAAATCGGCTACAAAAATGGCACAAAGTATTGGTTTGGTTCCGCAAATGATTGACGGACGCCGAATCACAGATGCGCCAATGCTTGATGTTGTCGTTATGATTTACGCAGGACAAATCAACAAACATATTGTAGCGCAATTGCAAGCCAAAGACAATAACGCAATTGGTTTTTCTGGAGCTGATGGAAATTTAATTCAATCCACAAAACGAAATCACCCAACAATCGATTACGGATTTGTAGGCGATGTAAAGCAGGTTAATACCAAATTATTAGCGACTTTATTGGAAGCAGGAATTGTTCCGGTTTTCTGCGCCATCACACACGATAAAAACGGACAATTGTTAAACACAAATGCCGACACAATTGCAAGTGAATTGTCAATCGCAATGTCTGAAGTTTTTGACGTTACGCTTACTTATTGTTTTGAAAAACAAGGAGTTTTACAAGATTCAGAAGATGATTCATCGGTAATAACCCAAATCAACGAAGAATTATACAATAAACTAAAAGAAGAAAAAGTAATCCATTCCGGAATGATTCCCAAACTGGACAATTGCTTTAACAGTTTATCAAGAGGCGTTCAGAAAATCAAAATTGGGCATCATAAAATGCTCCAAAATTCAGATATTCCGCATACGACTATAACATTATAA
- a CDS encoding M20 family metallo-hydrolase yields MKNIETLTKEAIELLKSLIETPSFSSEEDQTALLIENWFNQNEIPFKRENNNVWAFNKYFDENKPTLLLNSHHDTVKPNQAYTNDPFKAIVKDGKLFGLGSNDAGGCLVSLLATFVHFYENQNLSHNIVIVASAEEESSGKNGLNSVLQHLPELDCAIVGEPTLMQLAVAEKGLLVLDVKVKGTASHAAHQNDDNSIYKSIPVMEWFKNYKFDKISDVLGPVKMTVTQISAGKQHNVVPSECDLVVDIRVTDRYTNTEILDVVKANVNAEVTPRSMHLNASSIPVEHGLVQAGIALGRTTYGSPTLSDQSVLSCQSLKLGPGETLRSHSADEFIFINEIEEGIDLYIKILTDFFKL; encoded by the coding sequence ATGAAGAATATAGAAACGCTTACCAAAGAAGCCATAGAATTATTAAAAAGTCTTATCGAAACCCCTTCATTTTCAAGCGAAGAAGATCAGACGGCACTTTTAATAGAAAATTGGTTCAATCAAAACGAAATTCCTTTTAAAAGAGAAAATAACAATGTGTGGGCTTTCAATAAATATTTCGACGAAAACAAACCGACACTTTTACTGAATTCTCACCACGATACCGTAAAACCAAACCAAGCTTACACAAACGATCCGTTTAAAGCGATCGTAAAAGATGGCAAATTATTCGGTTTAGGAAGTAATGATGCCGGAGGATGTCTGGTTTCGTTATTGGCGACTTTTGTACATTTTTATGAGAATCAAAACCTGTCTCATAATATTGTAATTGTAGCTTCCGCAGAAGAAGAAAGCAGCGGAAAAAATGGTTTAAACAGCGTTTTACAGCATTTACCAGAATTAGATTGCGCGATTGTTGGCGAACCAACTTTAATGCAACTAGCTGTTGCAGAGAAAGGTTTGTTGGTTCTTGACGTAAAAGTAAAAGGAACTGCAAGTCACGCCGCACATCAAAACGATGATAATTCAATTTACAAATCAATTCCTGTAATGGAATGGTTTAAAAACTATAAATTCGATAAAATCTCGGATGTTTTAGGTCCCGTAAAAATGACCGTAACGCAAATTAGTGCTGGAAAACAGCATAATGTAGTGCCGTCAGAATGTGATTTGGTTGTAGACATTCGTGTAACAGATCGTTATACAAATACTGAAATTCTGGATGTGGTAAAAGCAAACGTAAATGCCGAAGTAACGCCAAGATCAATGCATTTAAACGCTTCGTCTATTCCGGTTGAACATGGTTTGGTACAAGCCGGAATTGCTTTAGGAAGAACAACTTACGGATCGCCAACACTTTCAGATCAATCTGTTTTGAGTTGTCAATCTTTAAAACTTGGACCAGGCGAAACCTTGCGTTCACATTCAGCAGACGAATTTATTTTCATCAACGAAATCGAAGAAGGAATCGACTTGTATATCAAAATATTAACTGATTTCTTTAAATTATAA
- a CDS encoding HNH endonuclease, protein MREKFDKWIQVNKKSISKSEKYSKTITTISNHFKKSLERNIDLYKIIKSEEILKLKEEYFSYAEFLSKNKRGNRMYSRSLDLYIEFLEDEGILLEIEKIENDPNLRELEKKAIILSRIGQGKYRNDLIKIWKGCSLSGYKDVRFLIASHIKPWKVSNNDEKVDKFNGLLLLPTYDKLFDLGFITFDKGGFIKISKELEDIEKIGINEKMKIKLKEGNLKYLEFHYNNIFKKTVI, encoded by the coding sequence ATGAGAGAAAAATTTGATAAGTGGATACAAGTAAATAAAAAGTCTATTTCTAAATCTGAGAAGTATTCAAAAACTATAACTACTATTTCAAATCATTTTAAAAAGTCTTTAGAAAGAAATATTGATTTATATAAAATTATAAAGTCTGAAGAAATTCTTAAACTTAAAGAAGAATATTTTAGTTACGCTGAATTTCTTTCAAAAAATAAAAGAGGAAATAGAATGTATAGTCGTTCATTAGATTTATATATTGAATTTCTAGAAGATGAAGGAATTTTGCTGGAAATTGAAAAAATTGAAAATGATCCTAATTTAAGAGAGTTAGAAAAAAAAGCAATCATTTTAAGCAGAATTGGACAAGGTAAATATAGAAATGATTTAATAAAAATTTGGAAAGGCTGTTCATTGTCAGGTTATAAAGATGTTAGGTTTCTAATAGCATCACATATAAAGCCATGGAAAGTATCTAACAATGACGAAAAAGTAGATAAATTTAATGGACTTTTACTTTTACCGACTTATGATAAATTATTTGATTTAGGATTTATCACTTTTGATAAAGGTGGATTTATTAAGATTTCAAAAGAATTAGAAGACATTGAAAAAATTGGTATAAATGAAAAGATGAAAATCAAATTAAAAGAAGGTAATTTAAAGTATTTAGAGTTTCATTACAATAACATCTTCAAAAAAACAGTAATATAA
- the argH gene encoding argininosuccinate lyase, which yields MKLWEKGIPTDKQIEHFTVGNDRELDLVLAKYDALGSIAHAKMLGQIGLLTKEETTSLVDALNEIIADVAKGNFVIEDSFEDVHSKIEYLLTVKLGDAGKKIHTARSRNDQVLVDVHLYLKDELKALKEQVKTLFDLLMESAEKHQNVLLPGYTHLQIAMPSSFGMWFSAYAESFIDDITMLNAASKIVDQNPLGSAAGYGSSFPINRTFTTQELGFETLKFNAVAAQMSRGKAEKTVAFAMASVAGTLSKFAMDVCLYMSQNFDFIGLPAHLTTGSSIMPHKKNPDVFELIRGKCNKIQALPYEITLITNNLPSGYHRDLQLLKEGLFPALQNLKACLDIAIFSVKDITVKDNILKDKKYDYLFTVDTLNEMVVAGMPFRDAYKAVAEQLEVGTYQSPKETKHTHEGSINNLCLDAIKDKMKAAY from the coding sequence ATGAAACTTTGGGAAAAAGGAATACCAACAGATAAACAAATCGAGCATTTCACAGTAGGAAACGATCGTGAACTGGATTTGGTTCTTGCAAAATACGATGCTTTAGGTTCTATTGCACACGCTAAAATGTTGGGTCAAATTGGTTTATTAACTAAAGAAGAAACAACTTCTCTGGTTGATGCCTTAAACGAAATCATTGCTGACGTTGCAAAAGGAAACTTCGTAATCGAAGACAGTTTTGAAGACGTACATTCCAAAATAGAATATTTATTGACTGTAAAACTTGGCGATGCCGGAAAGAAAATCCACACTGCACGTTCTCGTAACGATCAGGTTTTAGTAGATGTTCATTTATATCTAAAAGACGAATTAAAAGCCTTAAAAGAACAAGTAAAAACATTGTTTGATTTGTTAATGGAATCGGCAGAAAAACACCAAAATGTTTTATTGCCAGGATATACGCACTTGCAAATCGCCATGCCATCGTCATTCGGAATGTGGTTTTCTGCTTACGCTGAAAGTTTTATTGACGATATTACAATGTTGAATGCAGCTTCAAAAATCGTTGATCAAAATCCGTTAGGTTCTGCTGCAGGTTACGGAAGTTCGTTTCCAATCAACAGAACATTTACAACTCAGGAATTAGGTTTTGAAACCTTGAAATTCAATGCCGTTGCAGCACAAATGAGCCGCGGAAAAGCAGAAAAAACTGTTGCATTTGCAATGGCAAGTGTTGCAGGAACCTTATCAAAATTCGCAATGGACGTTTGTTTGTACATGAGCCAAAATTTTGATTTTATTGGTCTTCCGGCGCATCTTACAACAGGATCGAGCATTATGCCACACAAGAAAAATCCGGATGTTTTTGAATTAATCAGAGGAAAATGCAACAAGATTCAGGCACTTCCATACGAAATCACTTTAATTACGAATAATCTACCAAGTGGTTATCACAGGGATTTGCAACTTTTGAAAGAAGGTTTATTTCCAGCGCTTCAAAATCTGAAAGCATGTTTAGATATTGCGATTTTCTCAGTAAAAGATATTACAGTAAAAGACAATATTTTAAAAGATAAAAAATACGATTATCTGTTTACAGTAGATACTTTAAACGAAATGGTTGTTGCAGGAATGCCATTCAGAGATGCATACAAAGCCGTTGCAGAACAATTGGAAGTAGGAACTTATCAATCGCCAAAAGAAACAAAACACACACACGAAGGAAGTATTAATAATTTGTGTCTGGATGCTATTAAAGATAAAATGAAAGCAGCTTATTAA
- a CDS encoding DUF2157 domain-containing protein, producing MNKFDDQATKTLFDRNLITENQYQEISSYRNLNIFSLNAELKFFLYLSVLLFTSGIGILIYENIDSIGHIAILSLLLIVIAVCFYYCFKNAKGFQKSETTFEHPVLEYLVLLANILTCIFIGYLQFQYKPFGTHYGLATLIPTVVSFFCAYYFDNKSVLTIAITGLAAYIGLSVTPQDLLNNSYFYANQTLSYSAIMLGVLLILWTVYSTRIQLKKHFTIIYLTFALHIISIASINSLVDYYSEGIWLIFAFVLAGSSYYFYKVSHNLKAISLYVFMIVYAYIGFNIFLFRVFEHVDFSDIWELFILILPIYFIGSIVLFIKLIKNFNKEIAK from the coding sequence ATGAATAAGTTTGACGACCAAGCCACTAAAACGCTTTTCGATAGAAATTTAATAACAGAGAATCAGTATCAGGAAATAAGTTCCTATCGCAATCTGAATATTTTTTCGCTAAATGCCGAATTAAAGTTTTTCCTCTATTTATCGGTTTTGTTATTTACATCAGGAATCGGAATTTTGATTTATGAAAACATCGATAGTATTGGTCATATTGCCATACTTTCGTTATTATTAATTGTCATTGCAGTTTGTTTTTATTACTGTTTTAAAAACGCAAAAGGCTTTCAGAAATCCGAAACCACTTTTGAACATCCTGTTTTAGAATATTTAGTTTTATTGGCAAATATCTTGACTTGTATTTTTATAGGTTATTTGCAATTTCAGTACAAACCATTCGGAACACATTACGGATTAGCAACTTTAATTCCAACGGTTGTCAGTTTCTTTTGTGCGTATTATTTCGATAATAAAAGTGTTTTAACTATTGCTATAACTGGTTTAGCGGCTTATATTGGACTTTCGGTAACGCCCCAGGATTTATTGAATAACAGTTATTTTTATGCAAATCAAACTTTAAGTTATTCTGCAATAATGCTGGGAGTTTTACTCATTTTATGGACAGTTTACAGCACAAGAATTCAGTTAAAAAAGCATTTTACTATTATCTATCTAACATTTGCTTTGCACATTATAAGTATCGCATCAATCAACAGCTTAGTTGATTATTACAGTGAAGGTATTTGGTTGATTTTTGCTTTTGTTCTGGCAGGTTCATCGTATTATTTTTATAAAGTAAGTCATAATCTCAAGGCGATTTCGTTGTATGTTTTTATGATCGTCTATGCTTATATCGGTTTTAATATCTTCTTGTTCCGAGTTTTTGAGCATGTTGATTTTTCAGATATTTGGGAGTTATTTATTTTAATTCTTCCAATTTATTTCATTGGCTCGATAGTCTTATTTATTAAACTTATTAAAAACTTCAATAAAGAAATTGCAAAATGA
- the ytxJ gene encoding bacillithiol system redox-active protein YtxJ: MSFLNSIFGNSENTDSPKSNVNWTELTDLAQLSEIEALSNEKPVVIFKHSTRCSISRMALKQFEREFDLNETVDAYFLDLIAHRDISNEIANKFNVYHESPQLILIKNGKAVYDVSHSDIDAIALKEKV; encoded by the coding sequence ATGAGTTTTTTAAATTCAATCTTCGGAAATTCAGAGAATACAGATTCTCCAAAAAGCAATGTAAACTGGACAGAATTAACTGATTTAGCTCAATTATCAGAAATAGAAGCTTTATCTAATGAAAAACCTGTTGTAATTTTCAAACACAGCACAAGATGCAGCATTAGCCGAATGGCTTTGAAACAATTTGAACGCGAATTTGATTTGAATGAAACCGTTGATGCTTACTTTTTAGATTTAATTGCCCATCGCGATATCTCTAATGAAATTGCTAACAAATTCAACGTTTATCACGAATCTCCACAACTTATTCTAATCAAAAACGGAAAAGCTGTTTACGATGTTTCGCACAGCGATATTGATGCAATCGCTTTAAAGGAAAAAGTTTAA
- the clpB gene encoding ATP-dependent chaperone ClpB, with product MNINKFTIKSQEAIQLSQQLAQRNGQQQIENEHIFKAIFEVDENVAPFILKKLNVNVPLFLQILDSTIQSFPKVSGGDIMLSRDANKMLNEAEIIAQKMNDEYVSIEHLILAIFDSKSKVSQILKDQGVTGKGLKAAIEELRKGERVTSASAEETYNSLNKYAKNLNELARTGKLDPVIGRDEEIRRVLQILTRRTKNNPMLVGEPGVGKTAIAEGLAHRIVDGDVPENLKDKIVFSLDMGALIAGAKFKGEFEERLKSVVKEVTAAEGDIVLFIDEIHTLVGAGGGEGAMDAANILKPALARGELRAIGATTLDEYQKYFEKDKALERRFQKVLIDEPDTESAISILRGIKEKYETHHKVQIKDEAIIAAVELSQRYITNRFLPDKAIDLMDEAASKLRMEINSKPEELDVLDRKIMQLEIEIEAIKREKEESKLKILRMDLANLKEERNEIYAKWKSEKDVVDGIQAVKLEIEDFKYEAERAERDGDYGKVAEIRYGKIKEAQERLDVLQKQLQEYQSGNSLIKEEVTREDIAEVVAKWTGIPVMKMLQTEREKLLHLEDELHKRVVGQEEAIEAVSDAVRRSRAGLQDLKKPVGTFLFLGTTGVGKTELAKALAEYLFDDENAMTRIDMSEYQERHSVSRLVGAPPGYVGYDEGGQLTEAVRRKPYSVILLDEIEKAHPDTFNILLQVLDEGRLTDNKGRLADFKNTIIIMTSNMGSQIIQEKFENFKGSIESVTESAKVEVLGLLKQTVRPEFINRIDEIVMFTPLTVDNISRIVSLQLKSVTKMLALQGITMDATPEAIKYLSDKGYDPQFGARPVKRVVQREVLNQLSKEILAGNITTDSIILIDAFDGQLVFRNQTHIEK from the coding sequence ATGAACATAAATAAATTTACAATTAAGTCGCAGGAAGCCATTCAGCTATCACAGCAATTGGCCCAACGCAACGGACAGCAACAGATAGAAAACGAACACATTTTTAAAGCTATTTTTGAAGTAGATGAAAATGTGGCGCCGTTTATTTTGAAAAAGCTGAATGTTAATGTTCCGTTGTTTTTACAAATATTAGACAGTACAATTCAGAGTTTTCCTAAAGTTTCAGGAGGAGATATTATGCTTTCCAGAGACGCAAACAAAATGCTGAATGAAGCTGAGATTATTGCTCAGAAAATGAACGATGAATATGTTTCTATCGAACATTTAATTTTGGCAATTTTCGATTCAAAAAGTAAAGTTTCACAAATTTTAAAAGATCAGGGAGTTACAGGAAAAGGTTTAAAAGCTGCTATCGAAGAACTTCGTAAAGGAGAAAGAGTAACATCGGCATCAGCTGAAGAAACTTATAATTCCTTAAATAAATACGCTAAAAACTTAAATGAATTAGCACGTACCGGAAAACTCGATCCAGTTATTGGTCGTGACGAAGAAATCCGTCGTGTGCTTCAGATTTTAACGCGTAGAACAAAAAATAACCCAATGTTAGTTGGAGAACCGGGAGTTGGTAAAACAGCTATTGCCGAAGGTTTGGCTCATAGAATTGTTGATGGCGATGTGCCTGAAAACTTAAAAGATAAAATCGTTTTCTCACTTGATATGGGAGCGCTTATTGCGGGTGCGAAGTTCAAAGGAGAATTTGAAGAACGTTTAAAATCAGTTGTAAAAGAAGTTACCGCTGCCGAAGGTGATATTGTTCTTTTTATAGATGAGATTCATACACTTGTTGGTGCAGGTGGAGGAGAAGGCGCAATGGATGCTGCAAATATTCTGAAACCAGCTTTGGCTCGTGGTGAGTTGAGAGCGATTGGAGCAACGACTTTGGATGAATATCAAAAATATTTTGAGAAAGATAAAGCCTTAGAGCGTCGTTTCCAAAAAGTTTTAATTGATGAACCGGATACAGAAAGTGCAATTTCTATCTTACGTGGAATCAAAGAAAAGTATGAAACGCATCATAAAGTTCAGATAAAAGACGAGGCAATTATTGCAGCAGTTGAACTTTCTCAACGTTATATTACGAATCGTTTTTTACCGGACAAAGCCATCGATTTGATGGACGAAGCAGCTTCGAAACTGCGTATGGAAATCAATTCAAAACCAGAAGAATTAGATGTTTTGGATCGTAAAATCATGCAGTTAGAAATTGAGATTGAAGCCATTAAACGTGAAAAAGAAGAAAGCAAATTGAAGATCCTACGCATGGATTTGGCGAACTTAAAAGAAGAACGCAACGAAATCTATGCAAAATGGAAATCTGAGAAAGATGTTGTTGACGGAATTCAGGCTGTAAAATTAGAAATTGAAGATTTTAAATACGAAGCAGAACGTGCAGAACGTGACGGAGATTACGGAAAAGTAGCCGAAATTCGTTACGGAAAAATTAAAGAAGCGCAAGAACGTCTGGATGTTTTACAGAAACAATTGCAAGAATATCAATCTGGTAATTCTTTGATTAAAGAAGAAGTAACCCGCGAAGATATTGCAGAAGTTGTAGCAAAATGGACCGGAATTCCAGTAATGAAAATGCTTCAGACAGAAAGAGAAAAACTTTTGCATCTTGAAGACGAATTACACAAACGTGTAGTAGGGCAGGAAGAAGCGATTGAAGCGGTGAGTGATGCCGTTCGTAGAAGTCGTGCAGGTTTACAGGATTTGAAAAAACCGGTTGGAACTTTCTTATTTTTAGGAACAACAGGAGTTGGTAAAACTGAGCTTGCAAAAGCTTTGGCAGAATATCTTTTTGATGACGAAAATGCGATGACACGTATCGACATGAGTGAATATCAGGAACGTCACAGTGTAAGCCGTTTGGTTGGTGCGCCTCCAGGATATGTTGGTTATGACGAAGGTGGTCAGTTGACTGAAGCTGTGCGCAGAAAACCGTATTCTGTTATTTTGTTAGATGAGATCGAAAAAGCGCATCCGGATACTTTCAATATTTTATTGCAAGTTTTAGATGAAGGTCGTTTGACAGACAACAAAGGGCGTTTGGCTGATTTCAAGAATACAATTATCATCATGACATCCAATATGGGAAGTCAGATTATACAAGAGAAATTTGAGAATTTTAAAGGAAGTATTGAATCTGTGACTGAATCTGCAAAAGTGGAAGTTTTGGGATTATTGAAACAAACCGTACGTCCGGAATTTATAAACCGTATCGACGAGATTGTGATGTTTACGCCTTTAACGGTCGATAATATCTCTAGAATTGTGAGTTTACAACTTAAGAGCGTTACAAAAATGTTGGCCTTACAAGGTATTACAATGGATGCTACGCCAGAAGCAATCAAGTATTTGTCAGACAAAGGTTACGATCCGCAGTTTGGTGCAAGACCGGTAAAACGTGTCGTTCAAAGAGAAGTGCTGAATCAATTGTCGAAAGAAATTTTGGCTGGAAACATCACTACAGACAGTATAATTTTGATTGATGCTTTTGATGGACAATTGGTTTTTAGAAACCAAACTCATATAGAGAAATAA
- a CDS encoding DUF808 domain-containing protein, whose translation MASGFFVLLDDIAAIMDDVAVMSKVAAKKTAGILGDDLAVNAEKASGFASSRELPVLWAISKGSLLNKVIILPIAFLLSAFFPVAIIVILVLGGLFLAYEGAEKIYEFVFPHEHEKSEGITDEVLTEEQILEAEKGKVKSAIVTDFILSVEIVIIALGTVIGKPIAQQIVVVSIIAIIATIGVYGIVALIVRMDEAGFKLIQISKKDKSVFKFIGNILVKALPLVIKSLTVIGTIALLLVAGGIFVHYIPFFHHYVPQLPLPSIIKEFVIGLALGLVVLAIVNLIKKILPKKASAE comes from the coding sequence ATGGCATCAGGTTTTTTCGTACTATTAGACGATATCGCAGCAATTATGGATGATGTTGCAGTAATGAGTAAAGTTGCAGCAAAAAAAACAGCAGGTATTTTAGGAGATGATTTAGCAGTAAATGCTGAAAAAGCTTCAGGATTTGCTTCATCCAGAGAACTTCCGGTATTATGGGCAATCAGCAAAGGTTCACTTCTTAATAAAGTAATCATTTTGCCGATCGCGTTTTTATTAAGTGCATTTTTTCCAGTTGCAATCATTGTAATCTTAGTACTTGGCGGACTTTTTCTTGCCTATGAAGGAGCAGAAAAAATCTACGAATTTGTATTCCCGCACGAACACGAAAAATCAGAAGGAATTACTGATGAAGTTTTAACCGAAGAACAAATTCTGGAAGCTGAAAAAGGAAAAGTAAAATCAGCTATTGTAACTGATTTTATATTATCTGTAGAAATCGTAATTATTGCCCTTGGAACCGTAATTGGCAAACCAATTGCACAACAAATTGTAGTAGTTTCAATAATTGCTATAATTGCAACAATTGGAGTTTACGGCATCGTTGCGCTTATCGTAAGAATGGATGAAGCTGGATTTAAACTAATTCAAATTAGCAAAAAAGACAAAAGTGTATTTAAATTTATCGGAAACATATTGGTAAAAGCGCTTCCATTAGTAATTAAAAGTTTGACTGTTATTGGTACAATCGCATTACTTTTGGTCGCTGGCGGAATATTCGTGCATTACATTCCGTTTTTCCATCATTACGTTCCGCAATTGCCATTACCTTCAATTATTAAAGAATTTGTGATTGGACTTGCTCTTGGACTTGTAGTTTTGGCAATCGTAAATCTGATCAAAAAGATACTTCCAAAGAAAGCTTCAGCAGAATAA